The window CGGGGTATGCCTCCACCCCGACATAATCAATGGCGAGCTCCAACTTGGGGGCTTCCAACAACGTAATCAATGCGTTAAGTCCCGTACCAAAACCAATTTCCAAAAGCTTGACCTCAGTGCTGTTGAACAATCTGAGGCCATGCTGGATAAAAACGTGGTACGCTTCCTGAATGGCGCCGTGCTTGGAGTGGTACTGTTCGTTCCAGTCCTCTATTTGGATGGTTTTGGAACCATCTCCAGTGGTGATGATTTTTCGTTTCAAGGTTGGCTTTCGATCAGCACACCATCGGCCTCGAACCTGAGCGTTTTCTTTGGTGAGGTGATCGAGGCCAGCTCATCTTCCGATGCACCTTCATCTTCGGCATAATGCCTTTGGTCTTCTACCGACATTTCTTCAAAAAAGGCGGATCCATTCATTACCACCCTTTTTCCGGCAGCATCCTTGGGCACAAAAAAACCGTAATCCTTAAAACGGACAAAAACTTCTTCGTTGGACCCCAATTGGACCTTCATCCAGCAACCTTTGGCTTGGCAAACCTCTTTTATTTCCCCAACCACTTGTGTTTGTAATGAATCTTTCCCCACAATTTGATCATACGGAGCGGCAGTCTTTGATGCTTGGTCGGAAATGGCAAATTCCTCGCCAAAATAATCTCCTTTCATGGTCTCTTGCTTACAGGAAACCAAGCAAATACCTAGAAGTGCAACAGTGAAAATGTTAAAAACCCTCATTTTTGATAAGATTTAAATGAATTAAGATGAAGTATCATATTTAGATTTGAGAAAAGTCCAAAACTAACAATAATTAGCTAATTTTAGCCTGAAAATATAACTGATATGGAAACAGTGGCCCATAAAATAGCGATAGAAAAAACGAAGTCTTCGAAGATCCAACAGGTGGATTTTGACAACCTTTCCTTTGGAAGTGTGTATTCGGACCACATGTTGGTCTGTGATTATAAAAACGGAAAATGGGAAATCCCTAAGATTGTTCCCTACCAGCCCATCACTTTAGACCCTTCGGCAAAAATATTCCATTACGGACAGTCCATTTTTGAAGGCATGAAGGCCTACAAGGATGAAAATGGAAAGGTATGGCTTTTTAGACCGGAACAAAACTGTGCACGATTGAATAAATCCGCCAAAAGATTGGCCATTCCCGAAATTCCAGAAGCTTACTTTATGGAAGGGTTG is drawn from Flagellimonas sp. MMG031 and contains these coding sequences:
- a CDS encoding DUF4920 domain-containing protein, yielding MRVFNIFTVALLGICLVSCKQETMKGDYFGEEFAISDQASKTAAPYDQIVGKDSLQTQVVGEIKEVCQAKGCWMKVQLGSNEEVFVRFKDYGFFVPKDAAGKRVVMNGSAFFEEMSVEDQRHYAEDEGASEDELASITSPKKTLRFEADGVLIESQP